One window of the Athene noctua chromosome 5, bAthNoc1.hap1.1, whole genome shotgun sequence genome contains the following:
- the GTF2B gene encoding transcription initiation factor IIB — protein MASTSRLDVLPRVSCPNHPETSLVEDYRAGDMICPDCGLVVGDRVIDVGSEWRTFSNDKATKDPSRVGDTQNPLLSDGDLSTMIGKGTGAASFDEFGNSKYQNRRTMSSSDRAMMNAFKEITNMADRINLPRNIVDRTNNLFKQVYEQKSLKGRSNDAIASACLYIACRQEGVPRTFKEICAVSRISKKEIGRCFKLILKALETSVDLITTGDFMSRFCSNLGLPKQVQMAATHIARKAVELDLVPGRSPISVAAAAIYMASQASAEKRTQKEIGDIAGVADVTIRQSYRLIYPRAPDLFPADFKFDTPVDKLPQL, from the exons ATGGCGTCCACGAGCCG TTTGGATGTACTTCCAAGAGTGAGTTGCCCAAATCATCCAGAAACCTCTCTAGTAGAGGATTACAGAGCTGGTGATATGATTTGTCCTGATTGTGGGCTAGTAGTAG GTGACCGGGTCATAGACGTAGGGTCAGAGTGGAGAACTTTCAGCAATGACAAAGCTACAAAAGATCCATCTCGAGTTGGGGATACCCAAAATCCTCTGTTGAGTGATGGCGACTTGAGTACAATGATTGGCAAG GGCACAGGTGCAGCAAGTTTTGATGAATTTGGGAATTCAAAGTACCAAAATCGCAGAACTATGAGCAGCTCTGATCGTGCAATGATGaatgcttttaaagaaattacGAACATGGCAGACAGAATCAACCTCCCTAGAAATATAGTT GATCgaacaaataatttattcaagCAAGTATATGAGCAAAAGAGCCTGAAGGGAAGGAGTAATGATGCTATTGCTTCTGCTTGTCTCTACATAGCCTGTAGGCAAGAGGGTGTTCCAAGAACGTTTAAAG AAATATGTGCAGTGTCCAGGATTTCAAAGAAGGAAATAGGCCGGtgttttaaacttattttgaaaGCACTTGAAACCAGTGTTGATCTGATTACAACCGGAGACTTCATGTCAAGATTCTGTTCTAATCTGGGTCTTCCCAAACAAGTACAGATGGCAGCAACACATATTGCCCGTAAAGCTGTGGAGTTAGATTTGGTTCCTGGGAGAAGCCCTATCTCTGTAGCAGCTGCAGCTATTTACATGGCATCACAAGCTTCTGCTGAGAAAAGGACACAAAAAG AAATTGGTGATATTGCTGGTGTGGCTGATGTTACGATTAGACAATCGTACAGGCTGATCTATCCTCGAGCTCCAGATCTCTTCCCAGCAGACTTCAAGTTTGATACACCAGTAGACAAACTACCACAGCTGTGA